A region from the Lolium perenne isolate Kyuss_39 chromosome 4, Kyuss_2.0, whole genome shotgun sequence genome encodes:
- the LOC127291885 gene encoding phosphoglycerate mutase-like protein AT74H codes for MPAATGFAPAPTSAWPRSRRRRLRCRCCEDTLGVPRRRAPANGGNGPASRDQLHFPELRPLPYPAPPPRPRRIVLVRHGQSEGNVDESAYTRVPDPLIGLTPKGRRDAEDCGRRLHRLFSDGSDSDDWKVYFYVSPYRRTLETLRGIGLAFDARRIAGVREEPRLREQDFGNFQDREKMRAEKEVRRRYGRFFYRFPDGESAADVYDRITGFRETLRADIDIGRFQPPSPPGSPAAPEMNLVLVSHGLTLRVFLMRWYKWTVRQFEGLANFDNGGALVMQTGEGGRYSLLGHHSADELREFGLTDEMIDDQLWQSTARPGELNYNFITNGPSFFTHFS; via the exons ATGCCGGCGGCGACCGGGTTCGCCCCGGCGCCCACGTCGGCGTGGCCCCGGTCCCGGCGGCGCCGGCTGCGCTGCCGCTGCTGCGAGGACACGCTGGGCGTCCCGCGCCGCCGCGCACCAGCAAACGGAGGCAATGGCCCGGCGTCGAGGGACCAGCTCCACTTCCCCGAGCTCCGGCCGCTGCCGTACCCGGCGCCCCCTCCCCGGCCGCGGCGCATCGTGCTGGTGCGGCACGGGCAGAGCGAGGGGAACGTGGACGAGAGCGCCTACACGCGCGTGCCCGACCCGCTCATCGGCCTCACCCCCAAGGGCCGCCGCGACGCCGAGGACtgcggccgccgcctccaccgccTCTTCTCCGACGGAAGCGACAGCGACGACTGGAAGGTCTACTTCTACGTGTCCCCGTACCGGCGCACCCTCGAGACGCTCCGCGGCATCGGCCTCGCCTTCGACGCCCGCCGCATCGCCGGCGTACGCGAGGAGCCCCGCCTCCGCGAGCAGGATTTCG GGAACTTCCAGGACCGGGAGAAGATGCGTGCGGAGAAGGAGGTGCGGCGGAGGTACGGCCGGTTCTTCTACCGCTTCCCGGACGGCGAGTCGGCGGCGGACGTGTACGACCGCATCACGGGCTTCCGCGAGACCCTGCGCGCAGACATCGACATCGGCCGCTTCCAGCCGCCCTCGCCGCCGGGCTCGCCGGCGGCCCCGGAGATGAACCTGGTGCTGGTGTCGCACGGGCTCACGCTGCGGGTGTTCCTCATGCGGTGGTACAAGTGGACGGTGCGCCAATTCGAGGGCCTCGCCAACTTCGACAATGGCGGCGCGCTCGTCATGCAGACCGGGGAAGGCGGCAGGTACAGCCTCCTTGGCCACCACTCCGCCGACGAGCTCAGGGAGTTTGGCCTCACCGACGAGATGATCGACGACCAGCTGTGGCAGAGCACCGCCAGGCCCGGCGAGCTCAACTACAACTTCATCACCAACGGGCCCTCCTTCTTCACGCACTTCAGCTAG